GAGTGAAATTGCCGCCGTATCCGAGCGGCGCAGCTTCCTGCTGCTGGATAGCAAGATGAGCGGCGGCCTGCCGGCGATGCTGGTGGCGACGCCCGAAGCCGCCGGCTTGAATTCAGGCATGATGATGCTGCAATACACGGCCGCCTCGCTGGTGCTCGAGAACCAAACGCTCGCCGCGCCTGATTCGGTGCGCTCGTTGCCCACCAGCGCCGGCCAGGAGGATCACAACGCCAACGCCATGACGGCCGCACGCCACGGCTGGCAGATCGCCCATAACTGTGCGCATGTGCTGGCCATCGAGCTGACCCTGGCGGCGCGCGCCCTGGAGCTGCGCTTGCAGGCGCACCCCAGACTGCAGGCCGGGCACGGCACCGCCGCAGCGTTGGCGGCCATCCGCCAGCGCGTGCCGTTCGAGGCCGGGGATGCTTTGTGGGCCCCCGGGGTCGAGATGGTGAAGGCGATGCTGCTGGCGGGTGAACTCACCGCGGGCTAACATAGACCTAGCCCACGCTTGCACTATATAATCTGGCTATGAAGACCGCCCAACGCATGCAACGCATCGGCCAATGGCTGTTCCTGTTTATGTGGATCCCGTTTTTGTGCATCTTCCTTGGCAACATCGGCGAGATCTTTGGGTCGGCAGGCGTGCGCATTGCGCAGGACGTTAACCGCTATATCCCCGGCCTGCTAGGCACCAGCGGCGAAGAACTCTCGATCCTTAGCCAAGTGTCACTGGTGCTGACGCTCGTCATGGCCGTGCTGGCGATGCTGCTTACCTTTGGCAGCCTGGGGTTCTCCTCGGCCGCCAACAGCCGCGTGCGCGCCCAAGGCAAGGAAGCCAGCGCCACGATCACGCACCTGGCCAGCACCGGCACGCGCGTGAACAACAACCCAATGGTGCATTTCACGCTGGAAGTCAAGCCTGCCGATGGCAGCCCAGCGTTCTTCGCTGAAACCGAGCAATTGGTGGATATCGTGAACCTGCCACGCCTGCAAAAGGGCAGTAGCGTGCGCGTGCGCTATGACCCGAATAGCCAGGAAGTCGCCATCGACCCGAGCGAACTGTAAAGGCTTGCGCCGGCGGCAAACGGCCAGCTCCTACTTGCCTTTTCTGCCAGTATTGATAAAATAGATACGCGTCACTTTGAAAAGGAGCTTTCATGGCACTTGCTGAGACTCAAATCCAGTCACAACCGATGGTTGAGACCCCCGTTTTGTCCGTTTCCCCTGCGGCGGCAGATGCCGTGCGCGGTTTGATGACCCAACGCAACCTGGAAGACCACGCTTTGCGTGTCTTCGTGCAGGGTGGCGGCTGCAGTGGCTACCAATATGGCATGGCGCTGGAATCGACTGTGCGCGATAGCGATTTTGTGCTGGAGCAGCACGGCGTGCGCGTGGTGGTGGACGAAGTTTCGATCGGCTACCTGCGTGGCGCCAGCATTGACTATGTTAATGACGTGATGGCCAGCGGCTTCAAGATCGATAACCCGAAT
The DNA window shown above is from Anaerolineales bacterium and carries:
- the erpA gene encoding iron-sulfur cluster insertion protein ErpA, which gives rise to MSVSPAAADAVRGLMTQRNLEDHALRVFVQGGGCSGYQYGMALESTVRDSDFVLEQHGVRVVVDEVSIGYLRGASIDYVNDVMASGFKIDNPNASSACGCGHSFRTDGQDAPEHHGEAGCGCGGHGEHAHSHAGGGSCGCGAH